The following DNA comes from Thunnus thynnus chromosome 3, fThuThy2.1, whole genome shotgun sequence.
tacaaaaacaacatccatGAAGAGGCCTGTGTAAGCGCTCCTTTCTCTCTGAGTCTCTGTGGGTGCACAGCTGCACCACCGCCTCCACAGCTTCATTCTTTGAACTTCCACTCCTGTCGGCACATGGGGCACTGCTGCTGCACCTGCTGTGAGTTCAGCCATTTCAAGATGCAGTGCATGTGGAAACAGTGGGAGCACTGACCCCAGACCAGCGGGCAGTCGTCCCCAGGCACTTTACCTGCAGAACAAGTTTAATATTGAAACTCACACTCAAGAGAGGGTGGTGTTGTGTTTGAGATGTCTTATTTCAGTGTAATGTGAGAGATAAAGGATGTTAACCATTAATATGAGATTCATAAGGCGTTGTTAGGGACGATCGTTTTGGGCTTCAGCCTCTaatattttgaatatatttggtcCTGGTGTTTACATGTAACAGAGTGGAACTCTGCGTCAGAGGGATGGGGAGCAAGTTACATTGAGCTGCTGCCTCCAGTGTTTCAAagttttctccacatttcagctcTGAGATTGGTCGACTGCAGAGAATGCAAAAAGACAAAGTTTGCATGGCTTTGATTAGCAGAGGTCTCTCCAAAGTCACAAATCCACTTTAGTTTTGCCTTCTCTGTAGTATTTCCCATCTAGTCCACTGAAATGTTGGTCAACATACAACTATTAGTTTGCTTCAGAGCAGGCAGGTCTGTAAAAGGTTGGATTATTGTCTGAATCTTACTAATTAATGTCACGTGTCATTGAACAGGCCTGTAATACTGAGGTTCTGTTTGTTGCCTACGAGCGGCTGTGTTTTAACtctttctttgagtttattaaatcCCCGCAGCATctcacagcagctgaaatgataaatgCGTCTTTACGTTAAGAGCAGttctgtgcgcatttacgcacgagGCACAAGCAGCTGTAACTTCTTTAATGATATAAATCTCCCAACACGCTGACAGAATTGATCAGGATTTAACGGTAATGATAAGTGTTCTTCTACACacctgatatttttattttaagtagctAAAAGTCCAAACTCTGTTTCCTCCCCtatcttttttttagtttttctgctTGCTTCAGTGATATTATTGCGCACACAAAAGTGTTTCCATATActgaacaaaatgtcaaattgttAAAGAAGTAACTTTTTATTGTACCTTAAGTTTCAGTAGTTGTTGCCTGATTGGACACATctctcattacacacacacatgaatttCATTACTGTGTTTTGAGACTTGACGGGCAGTTCTTCATGGAGGTGAACTTCTTCATTCCACAGATACACCTGGACCAACTGCTCCATATAAAATGGGACAGTTTCCCCATTTCCCTTGTATAAATATAAGATGTTCTGTAGTGTAAAGTCAGGCTCTAGACTTCATTGTGTATCTTTACAGCAAAACTGcatattcaataaataaaatgttttttaagtcATTCTGATTCTGCATCATTTCAAATACTGACTCCTGCCCAGTTCTTCACAATGCTGaagttaagggaaacataattaatgatatttagcagctgattctgtttctgcccccccccctttccattcagaccacattagaccaggttcatatcaaaaaccactataaactgtcaaatctggactagtcTATCTAATCTAGTGGTTTTTGATATGAACCTGGCCTGAATGGGAAAAAGCTGTGAAATCGCccatttttgttctgttttcataagcaaaatacaGGTCTCataaatctgaaagtgggttcaAACAGGCTTTTTGCTACGATGTCTAactaaatataactaaatattatttttatgtttccatTCCCTCGGAATCAGAAGCCAACTTCAGCGTCGTCATTTCGTTATCATTGTTATTTATACGACTTAATCTTTCAGAAAATGACCACTGAAAACTTTAAGAGAATTAGTTACTGTTTGAAAGCATTACTGAATGTTTTACCACAATACTGATTGTATATTTTAGTTAATCTCTTTACTTTAGGGATGTTTGCATCATTCTAATGCTGATATGCTTACATTGGTCTAGAAAACAGCActgaacagctgctgcagacacATAATACACAACACTTTGTCAGCTGTACCATCTTTAGCATTAACAGTTATCCATGAAGCTTTAAGGCTGGCTTGGTTACTCACAGTCTGGGCAGCAGCCATTGAACGGCATCCTGCAGATCCCACAGTTTTCATCATTGGCCACCCACAACCAGGACGCCACTCCGCTCCAATGCCGGATCTTCACCTTCATCCTCTGAGTCTGACAGGAGCACAAAACATTCATCATCACACATAAGTTAGCATGTGAGCTAACTTACTGTTGACAACCAACTTCTGCAGTTAACTAACTGTTTAGAGATATTAGTTCACTTACTGGGCGGCCTCTCCTTCAGATATCCAACACGAGTTACGTTTTGATGTTTCTTTGtaaacaacaaatcattttatgtCTAGTTTGATGTTAGAAGTCAACAACTAGCAGCTTATGCTTTACCAGCCCGGGAGAAAcgctcctttttcttcttcttctattggAATTGCGGCAGGCTGCATGCTGGGAGGTGAAACGCTGCCCTCTACAGTCAGTGTAGGTAAAAGCTGCTGGAGCGCAAATAACTGataaataactgtttttaatgactttatttGAAGAAAGAAGTCATTTGAGGTACATATTTATCGCTTTAGCAGCCTTTTGGCACAtacaaaaactgcagtacaCACATACTTCCAAAGAAAGGGGTTGGCAGgataaaatcagaaaatatttatatggTAAACCAAATCAACTTATCGTGACTGATAAAACTCCTCtaataaacaacaacagcactgaaTGTTAGCAGTCCGATTTATTtactgcaagaaaacaagtaaTGCTGGACTGTCTGGACATGTTTGAATGAGTTACACCTCAAATTTAAAGATTGCCCTGCTTCTGGGAAATAATAAACTACATATTATCAATAGTTagaatgtttatttgggctAAGATAAAGATATAAATGCTgaatagggggacttaaagtaacATGTTACCCCACTGTTCACTTTGTTTCATTTCTAGCTATAGAAATGAGCACAGGGGTCTAAGTTGAAAGTTGGTTGTATCCTCACAGTCTTGGCTGTATACAATAATTGTAGGCCTACATTAATGTTGGAATGCCTTTTACACAAATTTTAAATATGCATAACCCCAAATATGTTGTCAGTTTGATGTCTTTTTTCTAGCTGAATTATGCTTCGGAAACAGAAATACTCAACGCAGTAAACACAGCATCTCAACCTCAACCCCCAACAGACACGCCCCGTACTATAGCAGAATTAGAAGAATAGTTTCAGATTGACATTTCCTTCACTGTTCTGATTTaacaataattttaaaatattaagacAGAAGgtcctttctcttcttttttggtggtgaatagaatagaaatacCTCTGTATTTAAATGGAGATGTTGCCTATCCTCTCATTTATTAAAACACACGACTGcagcatctttaatgtttatttaccaataaataccaaaataaatCTAGCTGAACTCAACTATTacatcaattcaattcaattggATTCAATAACTACACCTGCTACATCAACTCCATAACTACCTGTTAcatcaattcagttcaatttaatAACTATATCATATCAATTCAGTGTGATTCTATTCAACTgagttcagttcaattcaattctaCATATACTACATCAAATACTACAAATATTACAtcaattaaattcaattcaCTAACTACAATACATCTGTTACATCAATACACTTAAGATAAATtgaattcagttcaattcaattcagtaaCTGCATCTATTACTACAATGTATAAATCTACCATAGACAACTACATCactaacacaaaacacaaaatcaaatgAATGTGATACCAAACAAGTcaaataataacaaattaaAGACATAAGACAATCTGCATTGTTTCCTCTGTTGATGCCCAGTCCCTGTTCAGGCTGAGCTGACACTAAATGTACTCATCATCACTGTTGTCATCATCAGAGTATTGGCTGCTAATGTGAACCTGGATCTCGCCTGGGCTGCAGCCCTCAGCATCACTGTCATGGAGTGACAGGTATTCTGCAGGGATGCATAGAATCTGAAGACCAGAATCCTCACTGGGCTCGTCCGCATCCTGGAAGTGCTCAAATGCATCACTGTCCTGGGGTAGGTACAAGATGTCATCAGAGTCCTGTCTGCTGATGTTAACCTGGATCTCGTCCGGGGTGCCGCTGTCAGTATCACTGTCATGTACCCTATCCAGACAAAGTATAGCACGGTCATCAATGGTGTGAGACAAATTGTTGCtctgacatgtagatgtgtttaaGGATCAGCATATTAGATTTGGTCTGTGAGCAGATTTCtgctgctctactctgctcacATATTCAAAAAGTGCTACTAGTGTGTATTGAGTATTTCTCCTTGGAATAAACACTGGCAAACCCAATCTTTTCAGCAAatgtaactgaaaataaaaaaaaacaacaattgaGACCATCAACAGTTT
Coding sequences within:
- the anapc11 gene encoding anaphase-promoting complex subunit 11 codes for the protein MKVKIRHWSGVASWLWVANDENCGICRMPFNGCCPDCKVPGDDCPLVWGQCSHCFHMHCILKWLNSQQVQQQCPMCRQEWKFKE